A genomic segment from Peromyscus maniculatus bairdii isolate BWxNUB_F1_BW_parent chromosome 11, HU_Pman_BW_mat_3.1, whole genome shotgun sequence encodes:
- the Snrpe gene encoding small nuclear ribonucleoprotein E isoform X2 yields the protein MAYRGQGQKVQKRSRIQVWLYEQVNMRIEGCIIGFDEYMNLVLDDAEEIHSKTKSRKQLGRIMLKGDNITLLQSVSN from the exons ATGGCGTACCGCGGCCAGGGCCAGAAGGTGCAGAAG aggTCTCGGATTCAGGTCTGGCTGTATGAGCAAGTGAATATGCGGATAGAGGGTTGTATTATT GGCTTTGATGAGTACATGAACCTCGTATTAGATGATGCAGAAGAAATTCACTCTAAAACAAAGTCACGGAAACAACTGG GTCGGATCATGCTGAAAGGAGACAATATTACTCTGCTCCAGAGTGTTTCCAACTAG
- the Snrpe gene encoding small nuclear ribonucleoprotein E isoform X1 produces the protein MAYRGQGQKVQKVMVQPINLIFRYLQNRSRIQVWLYEQVNMRIEGCIIGFDEYMNLVLDDAEEIHSKTKSRKQLGRIMLKGDNITLLQSVSN, from the exons ATGGCGTACCGCGGCCAGGGCCAGAAGGTGCAGAAGGTGATGGTGCAGCCCATC AACCTCATCTTCAGATACTTGCAAAAT aggTCTCGGATTCAGGTCTGGCTGTATGAGCAAGTGAATATGCGGATAGAGGGTTGTATTATT GGCTTTGATGAGTACATGAACCTCGTATTAGATGATGCAGAAGAAATTCACTCTAAAACAAAGTCACGGAAACAACTGG GTCGGATCATGCTGAAAGGAGACAATATTACTCTGCTCCAGAGTGTTTCCAACTAG